The Terriglobales bacterium genome window below encodes:
- a CDS encoding ribonuclease HI family protein, producing the protein MSRPARKPGSLFEAHDRPAAGPPAGHIVARVDGGSRGNPGPAAYGVIIEDASGKKLAELSEYLGQKTNNHAEYCGLIAALDYARAHGQNALRALADSELLVRQMRGQYKVKSPELRPLFERARALTAQLDWFVIEHVPREQNRAADRLANQAMDKGSGKPKPAEVGGVVRGGVVVLDQNLPEGARVRVRTVS; encoded by the coding sequence ATGTCCCGTCCGGCACGTAAGCCCGGCTCGCTGTTTGAGGCGCACGACAGACCGGCCGCAGGGCCTCCTGCCGGTCACATCGTCGCGCGCGTCGATGGCGGGTCGCGCGGCAATCCGGGTCCGGCCGCCTACGGGGTGATCATTGAGGACGCTTCCGGCAAGAAGCTGGCCGAGTTGAGCGAGTACCTCGGGCAGAAGACCAACAACCACGCCGAGTACTGCGGTCTGATCGCCGCCCTCGACTACGCCCGCGCGCACGGCCAGAACGCGTTGCGCGCGCTGGCCGACTCGGAACTCCTGGTGCGCCAGATGCGCGGCCAGTACAAGGTGAAGAGTCCCGAACTGCGGCCGCTCTTTGAGCGCGCTAGAGCGTTAACCGCTCAACTCGACTGGTTCGTTATCGAGCACGTGCCGCGCGAGCAGAACCGTGCCGCCGACCGCCTGGCCAACCAGGCCATGGACAAAGGCTCGGGCAAGCCCAAGCCGGCAGAAGTCGGTGGCGTGGTGCGAGGAGGCGTGGTGGTGCTGGACCAAAATCTCCCCGAAGGCGCGAGGGTACGTGTGCGCACGGTTTCATGA